A section of the Chloroflexota bacterium genome encodes:
- the ftsY gene encoding signal recognition particle-docking protein FtsY: MLKLFRRSQDEQQADEKRLHDSLEKTRGGLLGRLGTIFQANEISEETWEELEETLIMGDVGIETTMELVDRVREQVERQNIKRPDQMQEVVKQEMLAVLGQAEPMEIDEPRLLTVVLVVGVNGSGKTTSIAKLAKLYSDHGRTVLLAAADTFRAAAVQQLQIWGDRAEVDVIAQGQGADPGAVVYDAIRAAQESRQADLLIIDTAGRMHTKYNLMQELEKVRNVASRQVHKAPHEVFLVLDATTGQNALSQARHFKETVEVSGVILTKLDGTAKGGMVFAIARELGVPVRFVGTGETMEDMAPFDALVFVDSLFE; the protein is encoded by the coding sequence GTGCTTAAGTTGTTTAGAAGATCGCAGGATGAGCAACAGGCTGACGAAAAAAGGCTTCACGACAGCCTGGAGAAGACCCGCGGTGGCCTGTTAGGTCGGCTCGGGACGATTTTTCAAGCCAATGAGATTAGTGAGGAAACCTGGGAGGAACTGGAAGAGACTCTGATCATGGGTGATGTGGGCATCGAGACCACCATGGAATTGGTCGACCGGGTCCGCGAGCAAGTAGAGCGGCAGAATATCAAACGCCCCGACCAGATGCAGGAAGTGGTCAAGCAGGAAATGCTGGCGGTGCTTGGCCAGGCGGAACCAATGGAGATCGACGAGCCACGTCTTCTAACGGTTGTATTGGTGGTCGGTGTCAATGGCTCCGGAAAGACCACAAGTATCGCCAAACTTGCCAAGCTGTATTCGGACCATGGACGGACTGTCTTGTTGGCGGCAGCGGATACATTTCGAGCTGCGGCTGTGCAACAGCTTCAGATTTGGGGAGACAGGGCGGAGGTTGATGTGATTGCTCAGGGCCAGGGTGCCGACCCTGGTGCCGTGGTCTACGACGCCATTCGCGCTGCCCAGGAAAGCCGCCAGGCGGATCTGTTGATCATTGACACTGCGGGCCGCATGCATACCAAGTACAACCTGATGCAAGAGCTGGAGAAGGTCCGAAATGTCGCCTCCCGACAGGTGCACAAAGCGCCTCACGAGGTGTTCCTTGTGTTGGATGCGACTACCGGACAGAATGCCTTGAGCCAGGCTCGACACTTCAAGGAAACCGTGGAGGTCAGCGGTGTAATCCTGACCAAGCTGGACGGCACGGCCAAGGGGGGTATGGTGTTTGCCATTGCCCGCGAATTGGGGGTGCCGGTGCGCTTCGTCGGTACCGGTGAGACGATGGAGGATATGGCACCTTTCGACGCGCTGGTTTTCGTCGATTCGCTGTTCGAGTAG